Within the Deinococcus ruber genome, the region TTGTGTGCAGGCTTGATGGCCTCGAAGACTGTTGCACCTGAACGAAGGGACTCGAGCCGGCCATATTTGCAGTCCGACCTTGATGGGTCAAAGATCTGAACGGGCTTGTTGGCTCGAGGGTGTGACAAGCCCAGCTTCCCACGGCTCGGCTCAACACACAAAGATCTGAGTCAACACATCAACCAGCGAGCGTGGGGAGTTGACATTGTCCCAGCGAAACCTTATCTAGAATATCCCGTTCCTGACGGGTCATCTCGAGTTCGCGTTCGAGCTTCTTGAACCGCGCTTCCTGTTCACTCAGTGCCGCGACCCCGCGTCCGGTGAATTGGAAGCGTCCTGCCGCAGTTTGCTGCTCGTGGTGCTGCTTCCAGCGCACCACCAGATACGGCTGGATGCCCAGATTTCGGGCAATCTCCGCGCAACTCTTCTTGCTACTGATCACCAGGCAGACAGCTTCTTCTTTGAACTCGGCGGTATACACGTGTTTGCTGGCTGTCATGTCAGTCTCCATTGTCCTTCAGACTGAACGCCTCCTCCACAACACCGTAGCAAGATCACCGGCTGAGTTGGGCGGTGGTGTGGAGGCCAGCGTTGATCTGGCCGACCACCTGAAGCTTGAACTCGCGGCTGTGGTTCCGCCTTGGCATCTGGGCTCCTTCGCGATGCAATCAGCGTAGCGGCTGAGCAAGGTGAAGT harbors:
- a CDS encoding transposase, whose protein sequence is MTASKHVYTAEFKEEAVCLVISSKKSCAEIARNLGIQPYLVVRWKQHHEQQTAAGRFQFTGRGVAALSEQEARFKKLERELEMTRQERDILDKVSLGQCQLPTLAG